One part of the Phoenix dactylifera cultivar Barhee BC4 chromosome 4, palm_55x_up_171113_PBpolish2nd_filt_p, whole genome shotgun sequence genome encodes these proteins:
- the LOC103713370 gene encoding protein IQ-DOMAIN 14-like translates to MGKTGKWLRSFLFGKKEKDKKDKEKISRSVPAANEKRRWSFRRSAVMGKDFNSQDMLAPASSPGFLDSDIDRNRHAMAVAAAAADAAVAAARAAAAVIRLTTAAPTRSSSGEEEAAAIRIQAAFRSYLARKALCALKSLVKLQAMVRGHLVRKRAANTLRRMQALLTAQARARAQRIRMLEKAHSSSHGQSNSRRSPRNRQSHEVDRNVEENIKIVEMDHGVSWSSSRSRNSYTVKQTERTESEYGHKRRPSKVDPLQQVSPSPSALTDMGPRAYSGDFEDFSFPTAQSSPQYLSASFTPYETTFYPNYMAYTESSRAKARSQSAPKQRPNSCERQPSRRRTWVEGRNTPQSVRVQRSSSHAGSTAYQYPWSIELDKSSVPLKDGKRGSTSTVLSTTNHFRSLMAYELST, encoded by the exons CAAGAAGGAGAAGGACAAGAAGGACAAGGAGAAGATCAGCAGATCAGTGCCGGCCGCTAACGAGAAAAGGAGATGGAGCTTCCGCAGATCAGCAGTCATGGGGAAGGACTTCAATTCTCAAGACATGCTTGCGCCTGCATCAAGCCCTGGGTTCTTGGACTCGGACATCGACCGGAATAGGCATGCCATGGCCGTGGCAGCGGCGGCCGCTGAtgctgcagtagcagcagcacGGGCTGCAGCGGCTGTCATCCGTCTGACCACCGCAGCCCCCACAAGAAGCAGTTCCGGCGAGGAGGAGGCCGCTGCCATTAGGATTCAAGCGGCCTTCCGATCTTACTTG GCTAGGAAAGCTTTATGCGCTCTCAAGAGTCTAGTGAAATTGCAAGCCATGGTGAGAGGACACCTGGTGAGGAAGCGAGCCGCCAATACTCTCCGGCGTATGCAGGCTTTGCTGACAGCACAAGCCAGAGCTCGTGCCCAGCGGATTCGAATGCTTGAGAAAGCACATAGCAGCTCGCACGGGCAATCCAATTCCAGAAGATCACCCCGAAACCGGCAATCGCAT GAGGTGGATAGGAATGTGGAAGAGAACATAAAAATTGTGGAGATGGATCATGGAGTGTCATGGAGTAGTTCGAGGAGCAGAAACAGCTACACTGttaaacaaactgagagaacGGAATCAGAATATGGCCATAAGCGTCGACCTTCTAAGGTTGATCCCCTCCAACAGGTGTCACCTTCGCCATCAGCTTTAACTGATATGGGCCCAAGAGCTTACAGTGGGGACTTTGAAGACTTTTCCTTCCCCACAGCACAGAGCAGCCCTCAATACTTATCAGCTTCTTTTACACCTTATGAAACAACCTTCTATCCTAATTACATGGCCTACACAGAATCTTCAAGAGCTAAGGCTCGGTCGCAGAGCGCACCTAAGCAACGACCCAATTCATGCGAGAGGCAACCAAGCAGAAGGAGGACATGGGTGGAAGGAAGGAATACTCCGCAAAGTGTACGAGTGCAACGATCATCTTCGCATGCTGGCTCAACAGCTTATCAGTATCCATGGTCGATCGAGCTCGATAAGTCCAGCGTGCCTCTTAAGGACGGTAAACGTGGTTCAACAAGCACTGTGCTGAGTACCACCAACCACTTTAGATCTCTAATGGCATATGAGCTTAGTACATAA